The genomic region CGTATCGGTCATTACATAGAAGCCAAAGTGCTTGAATCCCTAGGTGTGGATTATCTCGATGAAAGTGAAGTTCTTACACCTGCAGACGAAGTGTTCCATATTGATAAACATGAGTTCACTGTACCATTTGTATGTGGAGCCAAAGATTTGGGAGAGGCTCTTCGCCGTATTGGTGAGGGAGCATCGATGATTCGTACAAAAGGTGAGCCTGGAACGGGTAACATTGTTGAGGCAGTTCGTCATATGCGTCTAATTAACAGCCAGCTCCGTAAAGTGCAAAACATGTCCAAGGACGAGCTGTACGCTGAAGCAAAAAACCTGGGTGTAGCTTATGAGCTACTGCGCGAAGTACATGAAAATGGAAAACTTCCTGTCGTTAACTTTGCAGCAGGCGGTGTAGCTACACCAGCAGACGCAGCATTAATGATGCACCTGGGAGCAGATGGTGTGTTTGTAGGATCAGGTATTTTCAAATCAGATAGCCCCGAGAAATTCGCTCGTGCAATCGTTGAAGCAACAACACATTACACAGATTACAAATTGATTGCCGAAGTATCCAAAAACTTGGGCGCCCCGATGAAAGGGATCGAAATTTCTAAATTGGCTCCTGAAGAGCGCATGTCCAACCGCGGTTGGTAAGATAGCAGGGCATCTGGTTGAATAGGTAATTTGAACATTTATATAGAAGAGCCGATCAATTGAACTTAATTGATCGGCTTTTTTGTTATTACTGTTTAGTTTGTTGATATCTTCAAAATGCTGTGCCTATAATAATCGGTATGAAGGAAGGTGCAGACAATTCGCTATCTATACGAGTTTATTCAACATCAGGACGATCTGCCTATGAAACTCTTCGTGAACTCGGTAAAACATATTGATTTCCATTGGCATAAGGAAGTGGAAGTTGTATATGTTCTCCACGGTTCAATCATCATGTATCTGGACCAGCAGCAATATACACTGCAAAAAGATGATGTGATCGTGGTTAACAGTATGTCAGTCCACAAGATCGAACGAACCAATCAGGACAACGTGTTATTGACATTGCAGTTCGGTCCCGAGTTGATGAACAATAATACCTTTATCACCTGTAACTCTGCCTTGAATGTGGAGCAAGATGCTCCCCGGCTGCATAGCATTAAACAATATCTTGCGCAGATGGTATGGGAGATTAACAAAAAAACACCGGGTTATCAAAATTTCACAATGGGCAGATTACAGATGTTATGCGGCTACCTGCAGAGGTATTTTTCCACTGGAACCAATGCCCTATTGGAAGAAGGCAGCAGGGATTATGACTATAAGAGACTGAACAGGGTCCTCACATATATTGATCTACACTACAATGAGAAGATTACGCTGCAGGATATGGCGCATTCCGAACATTTAAGTTTGCATTATTTCTCGCACTTCTTCACCGACAAAATCGGAATACCTTTCCAAAAGTATTTGACGCTCATTCGATTGGAGAAGGCTCAGGCGCAGCTGGCTGCAAACGATAAAAACATTTCGGAGATTGCGCTGGATTGCGGATTTGCCAATGTGAAGCTGTTTAACAAATACTTCAAGGAAAAGTACGGCTGCACGCCCGGTTCCTATCGGGAAGCTTCGCGTAAACCGGAACCCCATCAGTTGAATGTGAACCGCAAGCCCAAAACGTATGAGGAATCTTCAAGCGGAGATTATTACGAGATGGAGACGTTGAATGCGATTGGCTCACTGTATCGATATCTGGATGCTAAGGTATACGCCGATCAGGACATGCTCCATGTAACGTCTGCACATCTGTCAGACCAAACTAGCATAGGAATTCGTGCGGATCAGACGTCGTCTGTCTATGAAAAGCACTGGAATATGACCATGACGGCAGGGAGAGCCATTGAAGGTTTGCGTGAAGATTGGCGGAAGCAGCTCTCCACGCTGAAAGGCAAAGTACCTTTTCAATATATTCGATTTCACGGCATCTTCAATGACGAGATGATGGTGTACAGCGAAAACGAGCAGGGCATCCCCATCTATAATTGGTCTTATGTGGACAAGTTGTATGATTTCCTGCTGGATCAAGGCGTTCGGCCATTTGTGGAATTAAGTTTCATGCCGAGCCAACTGGCGAGATCCAAAGAAACGCTGTTTTGGTGGAGGGGGAATATCAGCCCGCCATCCGACCCTGCCAAGTGGCAGGCGCTTGTTGGCGAATTCGTTCGCCATTGTTTAAATCGTTATGGGGCGGAAGAGGTGAGACGGTGGTATTTCGAAGTATGGAACGAGCCTGACCTGGCGGGTGTTTGTTGGGCAGGAAGCAAGGAAGAATACTTTGCGTTTTACGAATCGACCGTTCATGCCATCAAATCAATTCTGCCGGAATTGAAGGTGGGGGGTCCAGCTATGGGTTACGGATCTATCTGGAATGATACCTGGGCGGAGGAATTTTTGTCCTATTGCCACAAGCGGGAAGTGGCTCTCGACTTTTTTTCATTCCACATCTATTCGGAGTATCCCAAGCTCAAAGTTGAAGAGGATCGTTTAACCCAAATCATGCCCCCTGCTTTTTATAAAGAGAGTATTGAGCTAATGCAGCAAAAAATGAATGCGTCATCGTACGGACATGTTGAACTTCATGTCACCGAGTGGAACTTTTCGCTGTATGACCGTAACTTGCTGCACGATACCATGTTCATGGCTCCGTTTGTCATCTACCACACCATGAACACACTCGGTGACGTGAAAGCGATGGCTTTCTGGTCCTTTACCGATGTATTCGAAGAAAGTATCGTTCCCGCTTCTCCTTTCTACGGAGGCTTTGGCCTGATTAACCGCGATGGGCTGAAGAAACCCAGCTATTATGCATTTGAGCTTATGCAAAAGCTTGGGGATGAGCTGATGGTCAAGGGAGACGGTTATGTTGGAACCCGAAAAAGGGATGGAAGCATGCAATTTTTGTTCTATCACTATGTTCACGTAGACCAGCTGTTTGCAAGTGGAGATTGGTCGGAATTATCCAGCTCAACCCGCTATGACGTATTTGAGGAAAAAGGCAGCAAAACTTATGAACTTACCCTGAGCAATCTCGAGGGCCCTTACAAATGCACCAGTTATCAACTTGATCGGGAGCATGGATCGGTATTTGATGAGTGGACCCGCATGGGATCGCCCTACTCCCTGACGGAAGAAGATATAGCCTATCTAAACGGTAGGAGTAGACCCGTGATGGGGACAGAGATGGTAAGAGATGAAAGTTGGCGCAGAGAGATTTTGCTTCCACCGCATGGGGTAATGCTGCTCATTTTGGATAGACAATATTAAAAAAAGTACTCTTAAGGCATCCTTTCAGTATTGAAGGGATGTTTTTTGTTGTTTATTTCTTGTTCAGGCTGGCAAGCTAGAACAATAGCGATGAATTGGGCAAAAAACGATCCATGATGCGGCAAGTTCCAACAAGAAAGCGTTAACACAAATCGATATACTATGGTTGTGGCAGCTTAGAGGAAGACAGGGGGAGTTTTGGATGAAGCGTTTCATGAAATGGATGACAGATTCGTTTGCGCCAAGATTGGAGGCGTTTACGAACAATATTTGGGTTTCTTCGATTCAAGAAGCCATCATGGTCGCCATTCCGATGATTTTCATCGGTTCGATTATTACATTGATTTCGATTTTGCAGGATTTCATTCCGGGAATGCCGGACCTGACACCCATCACGACATTCAGTTTCGGTTTGCTGGGGTTGTTTATTGCTTTTTTGACGCCTTATGTCGTGATGGAAAAAAGAGAACGACACAAAATCAAGTTGCTGGCAGGAATGACGGGGATATCTCTGTTCGTTATGCTGCTTAACCCGATGGTAAAGGAAGACGGTACCATTCAGTTCATCCTTGAACGATTTGGACCCTCGGGGATGATTACAGCACTGTTGGTAGGTGTATTTGTCGCTCTTGTAATGATCATGTGTAACAAATTTTCGTTCTTCAAAAAAGGGTCTTCACTTCCCGAATTCATTATGGACTGGTTCGATTTTCTCGTCCCGATCGCCCTGGTATTAACAACAGGATGGTTGCTTGTATATCAGCTTCATTTTGATATTTTTGGACTGATCGTGAACGTATTTGAGCCGATCAATGCCGTTGGACAAAGCTTAACCGGATTTTTATTGTTCAATTTCATTGGTGTTGTACTGTATTCTTTCGGCGTAAGCCCGTGGGTCATGACACCGATCTGGTACGCAATCTGGATACCTGCAATCGAAGAAAATGCAGCTCTTGTCGCAGCGGGACAAGAGCCGGTCAATATCAACACATTTGAAACCTTTTTCTCCGGCTGGCTGGGTATTGGCGGTATGGGTGCGACTTTGCCGTTAGTTGTTTGGTTCCTGATGGCACGTTCGAAAAAACTGAAATCTGTCGGCAAGGCGACTATTATCCCGTCCTTGTTCAACATTAATGAACCTGTCGTGTACGGAGCACCGATTGCCTTTAATCCGTTACTCATGGTGCCGATGTGGATTAACTCACTTATCACGCCGGTGATAGTGTACTTGGCTCTCGACTGGGGTTGGGTACGGATCCCGAGCCAGATCTTCCAGCTATGGTACACACCAATCGGCCTGTCCACCTACATTATGTCCGGACTCAATGGGCTTATCTTGCTGGCGGTCGTCCTGGTGATTGTATTTATTGTCTGGTTTCCGTTTTTCAAACTGTATGATGCACAGGAACTGAAGAAAGAACAGGAACAAAATTGATATTAGAAGGGTGAGTACTATGGATAAATCAATCAATGAATTGTTGACGGCATTAACGTTGGCCGAGAAAGCTTCACTCTGCGCAGGATTGAATATGTGGATGACAAAAGGAATCGAGCGGTTAAACATTCCGCCAGTTCATATGTACGATGGGACAAACGGCATCCGTAAAACAAACAGCGATGAAGAAATGGGGATTACAACGGAAAATGTACCCGCAACCTGTTACCCTACGGGTTCAGCCATCGGTTCTTCGTGGAATACGGATTTATTGTATGAAGTCGGTGTGGCACTGGGACGTGAATCCAAAACCATGAACGTTGAGCTACTGCTTGGACCTGGTGTCAATATGAAAAGAACGCCGCTTGGCGGAAGAAACTTCGAATACTACTCAGAAGACCCATACTTGACGGGAGAACTTGGTGCGGCGTTTATAAACGGGATCCAAAGCGAAGGCGTGGGCGCTTCTGTCAAACACTTTGCCGGCAACAACCAGGAGTTTGAGAAGATGGTAACCAGTTCGGAAATCGACGAGCGGACGCTTCGCGAGATTTACCTGAGTGCCTTTGAACGTATTATTAAGAAATCCGACCCTTGGACGGTTATGTGTTCTTATAATTTATTGAATGGAACGTATACAAGTGAGAACGAACATTTGCTGCATGACATTTTGAGAGAAGAGTGGGGTTATGAAGGCGTTGTTCTATCCGACTGGACCGCTGTTAATGATCGTATA from Paenibacillus sp. FSL R5-0341 harbors:
- a CDS encoding PTS transporter subunit EIIC, which translates into the protein MKRFMKWMTDSFAPRLEAFTNNIWVSSIQEAIMVAIPMIFIGSIITLISILQDFIPGMPDLTPITTFSFGLLGLFIAFLTPYVVMEKRERHKIKLLAGMTGISLFVMLLNPMVKEDGTIQFILERFGPSGMITALLVGVFVALVMIMCNKFSFFKKGSSLPEFIMDWFDFLVPIALVLTTGWLLVYQLHFDIFGLIVNVFEPINAVGQSLTGFLLFNFIGVVLYSFGVSPWVMTPIWYAIWIPAIEENAALVAAGQEPVNINTFETFFSGWLGIGGMGATLPLVVWFLMARSKKLKSVGKATIIPSLFNINEPVVYGAPIAFNPLLMVPMWINSLITPVIVYLALDWGWVRIPSQIFQLWYTPIGLSTYIMSGLNGLILLAVVLVIVFIVWFPFFKLYDAQELKKEQEQN
- a CDS encoding helix-turn-helix domain-containing protein; amino-acid sequence: MKLFVNSVKHIDFHWHKEVEVVYVLHGSIIMYLDQQQYTLQKDDVIVVNSMSVHKIERTNQDNVLLTLQFGPELMNNNTFITCNSALNVEQDAPRLHSIKQYLAQMVWEINKKTPGYQNFTMGRLQMLCGYLQRYFSTGTNALLEEGSRDYDYKRLNRVLTYIDLHYNEKITLQDMAHSEHLSLHYFSHFFTDKIGIPFQKYLTLIRLEKAQAQLAANDKNISEIALDCGFANVKLFNKYFKEKYGCTPGSYREASRKPEPHQLNVNRKPKTYEESSSGDYYEMETLNAIGSLYRYLDAKVYADQDMLHVTSAHLSDQTSIGIRADQTSSVYEKHWNMTMTAGRAIEGLREDWRKQLSTLKGKVPFQYIRFHGIFNDEMMVYSENEQGIPIYNWSYVDKLYDFLLDQGVRPFVELSFMPSQLARSKETLFWWRGNISPPSDPAKWQALVGEFVRHCLNRYGAEEVRRWYFEVWNEPDLAGVCWAGSKEEYFAFYESTVHAIKSILPELKVGGPAMGYGSIWNDTWAEEFLSYCHKREVALDFFSFHIYSEYPKLKVEEDRLTQIMPPAFYKESIELMQQKMNASSYGHVELHVTEWNFSLYDRNLLHDTMFMAPFVIYHTMNTLGDVKAMAFWSFTDVFEESIVPASPFYGGFGLINRDGLKKPSYYAFELMQKLGDELMVKGDGYVGTRKRDGSMQFLFYHYVHVDQLFASGDWSELSSSTRYDVFEEKGSKTYELTLSNLEGPYKCTSYQLDREHGSVFDEWTRMGSPYSLTEEDIAYLNGRSRPVMGTEMVRDESWRREILLPPHGVMLLILDRQY
- the pdxS gene encoding pyridoxal 5'-phosphate synthase lyase subunit PdxS, whose translation is MQTGTDRVKRGMAEMQKGGVIMDVMNAEQAKIAEAAGATAVMALERVPSDIRAAGGVARMADPTIVEEVMKVVSIPVMAKARIGHYIEAKVLESLGVDYLDESEVLTPADEVFHIDKHEFTVPFVCGAKDLGEALRRIGEGASMIRTKGEPGTGNIVEAVRHMRLINSQLRKVQNMSKDELYAEAKNLGVAYELLREVHENGKLPVVNFAAGGVATPADAALMMHLGADGVFVGSGIFKSDSPEKFARAIVEATTHYTDYKLIAEVSKNLGAPMKGIEISKLAPEERMSNRGW